From the genome of Plectropomus leopardus isolate mb chromosome 4, YSFRI_Pleo_2.0, whole genome shotgun sequence:
GAAGAAAGTGATGGTACAAAAATAATAtcagaaatacacaaattttTACAATTATATAAGTAAGGGAATAGTTtgacaatgaaagaaaaatgaagctgGAGATAAACGTTATTTTGAACCATGAAACGTGAGAAAAAGTGTCTGaagggtgggggaaaaaaaggaaaaatatttgatattaaagttgttatttttaagcccCCAAACAATGCCACTAGTGGTAAAAACTACATTACCCATGGTCCTCAGCGCTCATGTGTAGTCATCCAGGAAAACATGGCGGCGCCGTCCAAACCTACGACAGACCCAAACACAAACATCCCAGATTACGAATACATTGACGTGAACACCAAAATATTTCATATCGactcttttaaaaaagagtggCTGAACAGACTGAAGCCGAGTGACTACTCCTACCAGCACGAGGACGAGGACGCGTTTGATGCTAACTTTGCTGAGGAGATGGGGCTCAGTGCGGAGACCATGGCTGACCTCAAGTCCGTCTGCAGGTAGCGTCAACGTTACACCAGCGTACACTTAACGTGTAACAACTGTTTAAACCGTTTTTAAAGAGGAAACGTGAATTGTGTCGCATACAACTTTTTTCTCCCGTGACTCTCTACATTTTCTGTCTCCCTGCTTATAAAAAGTTTCACAGAGCATCACGAAATATCACCAAAACAATCGACTAGAATCGATACTAGGGATCGGCCGAtattgtttttcagggccgatactgacagtgattattagtagttaatgggACCGATAACctatatttggaaccaatatgcatttaaaataaaaaattaaagtatttcTGTCAGTatgtagaatttggaatataacaaactccagcaCAAAACCAAAGATTTCACCATCATCTGTAGGTGTGCTCTAATGTGCATTAATATTTACTTTAAGATTAAAGTGATAACACCAAGATACACCAGACAGCGGGTGTGAGTAACAATGTTGGGTGttgtatgacattttgaaagctatttttttgtaatttcagtttTCTTCAAGTGAAGACAATGATCAACAGAAAGCAAATGCCAAAACTACGActtttatgcatttaaaattgttttagcATGATTTACGGTGTGAATGTAAACTGACTATACTATGCATATTGCTTCCTGTGCTACAGTATATTGTAATAAAGGAAATAGTATTTTGTTAGTCTATTAAAGGCTTCCTTTTGACAGTATTTATCACGTTTACAGTCTCATTACATGactctgtttctgttgttaCCTTTCAAGTCCTGACTCACTCCGTTGCCATCCTGAGGACCAGCAGGCTGATCCAGAAGTTGTTCCTCCAGACCCAACGCTGAAAACACTCATGTATGATTCTTCCTCATTTGTTACAAGCTATATTGTGTCTCGGATGAACCAAAGCatgcaaacaaatgaaatgctctgtgatttgtttttaacagtcaaagaaaaaagaaacaagattACAGAGCTACTCTGAAAGTCAACAAGAACAGACACGACCTCTACGCAGATGAACTGGTGGGTCTATTGGAGTACAAAACTTATTGTTATGTCATCGAGGGAGATGCCACACGTGTAATCTTTCTTGCGTTTTAGTGTAATACATTCCCTGTGTCATTCCCAGGAGCGTTTAACTGTCGGTAGGAAACCAGAGGAGGTGTCCGACATGATCCCTGAAGGAGAAGTCATTCTAACCATCAATGTCTACTACCCGGCTATTTATGAGAAAGTGAGTTTTCACCCCTCTCAGGGTGCCAGAAAccctcaaaatatgacaatatgatGTTCTCCGTGGTCCGAACACTTTCCTTTCATTCCCCTCTCAGTTTAGCTACGTCAGACCTCACATAACTCTCCTGATGACGGGCTCCCACACCCTGGCAGAGCTCAGGGACGCCATCTGCTGTGTCAGCGACTTGCAAGTGTGCGGAGAGTTCAGCCACACGCCGGACATCGCGCCAGACTTCATCAGCAAAGTGAGCACACGTACAATTCATCTGAAATCACAAGCAAGACCTCAACATGATTATTATGTACCTCTCAACGTACTTTTAAAAGTGTCTACTCTGTAGAATTGTTCCTGTCAGTGTTTGCAACTCTTAAAATCTAGAGCTGATATTTTCAcgtttgttcttttttcaggATCATTACAAATCAGCTTTCTTTTACTTGGAAGGCGTTTTCTATAATGACATGAGATACCCGGAGTGTCAGGACATCAGCATGTAAGTGATGTAACTCCCGATTAGTCGAATAATTGGTGAAGATAAGCTCCTAATGCCGTAATCAGCCGCAGAGGTTAACTTCTGTTTGGCTGAGATTCCCCCTTTGCCTGTTCATTTATTGGCTTTCTTTCACAGATCAGAGGAATTATGCCACTCTCCTGCAGGGGTGTGTCATATCACATGATAATACCAGTATAGTTTTTAACATGATAAGAAAAATTCCTGATTATATGAAATAAAAGATACAAGATACTGTTTTACATGGTGTTTTATGTCTCCATTATAACCACAATTTGCGATAGCATGATATTATTTGTAAAACAATGAGACATAAGACACTTTGTCATTGTAGATgtacaacaaaattatgtttggtCCCTCTTAGGCTGACAGCAGTACACAAATGtagtaaaatatgaaatgaaacctaaaaaccataaataaacagtgaacaAATAACTggaagcataaaaaaagaaaatattaagtgtgtcttatatatatatatgtatgtttaaataaatgtcagcaGCAGGATTAAAGTGCATTGTCGCCTAAGTCATTGCACGATATGACGTCAGTGTCATTAAAATAGttaattttgatgaaatttattttcttttgttgggAAACTAaagtttaagaaatattttactgttttttcaagtttttcaaaAAGGGAGTCTAGACCTTTGGAAGCTCATCAAAATATCGATCAGTGCACAATCGGCAGGCCATGAACTTTATGGACCAAAGTTCAACAAAATATCACTGTGGAACTGTTAACACCGCTGCTGATGCAATCAGTTAATCATGGTAGCATGAACAAGGACCTCTTGGTTTCAAAGGCTATCTTTTGACTCCTTGTGATTCCTTTTCAGAACTAGATGCCAACTGGAGccaaattttctaaaataattaatCACGCTTGTTATCAGGTTTGAAAAAGCGGTTAGAATTATTAGATGCATAACTTTGCACCCCCATCCACACACTGAAATAATCGACTTGAGCTGTGAAATCGTCCTTGGAAAAACGATGCGATGGCTTTaccacaaaactaaaaatattctCAGGTTTAATCCAAGAAAACACGGAAGCTACCGGACAGTTGAAATTTACTGTCACTTGTAACTTGAACAGACATGTCTTTGATGATCTCATAATTTATCCTCTGCATATTTACGATACAGGACTATTATTGAATGGGCAAAGGCCCGAAACTTCCCACCCTACAGCCAGGCCAAGATGGAGGACACACGATTTGTGGATCTGAAAGTGAAAGTCGGCTTCCCGTACCTCTACTGTCATCAGGGAGACTGCGAAcatctcatcatcatcacagacgTTAGGTCAgcgctgttgtgttttttccagtttgttGTTCAAGAGCTTTTCAGTTCTATAGATAGATATCAAGAAAAGCCAGAGGTGGTGTCGTATTGACTTGCAGTgcgctgtaaattcaccacttcttcacccTATGGCGcggtctctctctccctctgtgccgctgcctgcatgtctgcagctgcagagagtagtatgaaagtcaagagcacttaCATCAACTTCACATCCCCCCTTTATCTCTCATCTGTCTCCTGGAAATACTGACAAAAATTACATCCAACACCATAgcttaattttaattatttaaaccaaacgcatgtttttgtgctgcttgcTCATctcaacaatattttttttcttttactgctgtTGTGCCAATATGAGACACATCTGGACATGTACTTGTACAAGAACGTGTTGTCAGGTTCATCTTGAAGCCATATTAAACTACTGATACAGTTTCAAGGGTCATTTTATCTTGATGCTACTATAATCATGAATAAGGTGCTTGTTCTGAGTTGGAAGCAAATGTTGGTATAGAAAATGCCCAGATCATACCCTCTGCTTAAACAAACTATACTCCTACAACAATTTTATATGGCGGTTTGTTTGTGGGCCGATCGTCTGCAACATGATGCTCTCTGAATCTCTGTATTATGaattcaggatttttaaataaagctcCTCGTTGTCAGACAGGATTTGACTGCTCTCACAAGACTTTATAGCACGTGTAGATGCCTAAATAGTGGAACCAATTTATTGTTTGCCTGAAAGCAGCTTTTAGTGTCACAAATGTGAGATAAATCTTTGCTGTTATCATTCACGCTCTTAAGAAACTGAGcctttttcctgtcttttgaCACGTTACAGACTGACCCATAAGAAGGACTGCCTGGACAAGACGCTGTATCCACTCCTCACTCACAAGCACAGGATCACTACCCAGAAGTGTGCCGTCTGCCACGTCTTCATTGGAAGGTGTGTAAAAGTCTCTGATGCATTAACAGCTTTCTCAAACTGTGAGTACAAATTTAACACCCCGGACTCTTTCCAGATGGTTTACCACCAACGACCAGTTTGCTCCGAGTGACCCGTGTCTCTTCTGTGACAAGTGCTTCCGGATGCTGCACTATGACGCTCAAGGCAACAAGCTGGGAGATTTCCAGGCTTATCCCTACGTAGACCGAGGTGCATTTAACTAATGCTGCTCTTTGGTGAGCTGCTCAGATTAATGCTGTATAATacagttaaatgttttatatttcagggagaaatgttttgatatattggaaatgtttgtttggttcaaaaagaaactgtttttggaCAATAATGCTTTgattttggacactttttttgtttgaaataaacagtAACATTTACTGGAAAACGAATGAATTTCACGTGAgagctttttttgcatgtcttaGTCATCAAATTATTAAACGTCAGCTCTTTTGACCCATCCCATCCTGAAAACTCTGTTTCAAAGTTTACACATTAGACAACGTACTCGCTACCAAAtgcaaaattacccaaaaatccAAGTTAAGTTTGGAAacacagttttagttttttactcAGTCTCAGCCCAGTCAAAACCACAACTGCAGTGACATCAGTGAActgactttgcaaaaaaaatgagcaatgaatgaaaatggtgaagttgatttcagctccttagtgtatttttttgttcatacaaaacaaaggaaaattcccacattttaaattttacctCTGCGAAGCCTTTTCATTAGATTATCGAGACATCTCTTGTGGTATACATGAACATGCTAACATATACAGTACGGCAATCAaagagttcatttttttctgtgggttGTTTTTATGAGAGTGTGGATCCATCAGATTTATTTTAAGGGCTGCATATGGTTTACAggtttcacattttattaagttTGGTACTCAGACTGCTCTGGTCTTTGTTAAGGTGGTCTTAGCTGCAACACTGCAGTGGCAACAAAGACAAGAGTCATCAGGTATTGATTAATATACTGCCACTACCTTATTGGGGTACATTCATATATCCCCATTTTCCAATTGAGTCCCACTCACTTCAAACTGTTGAGAAAAATCTTGTAAAATAACAGAAGCCCTTTGATTCATGTAGTGAGAAGCTTTTGGGATAAAGGGACAAATGAGACTTTGTATCAACAGTAATATGACACAGGAGTAACCCTGGTGGTGGAACAGGCAGTTcagcaataatttaaaaatccaacactAGAGAATCAAAGAAAGATGTCTAGTGTCCAGATCTGTGTgttctaaaaaaacaacaatatttgaAATTACCACATGATTTCTGTGCAAACAGTGAAtctgattaaaaacaaagaaaagtacTTTATGCACTACTTTATTATTGGATGCTGAAACAGGTCATCAGACAGGCACAAAAATACTCTTATTTACATCTATGTTAAAAacagaatgttttaaaaacagacacGGGAACACAGAGAAAATTTGGCAAATTTTCTGTTTGTGAATCTTTAAAGTGTTAATGAGGCAGATACTATTAGACTCAGTAATGGTGCTTCTACATGCAGCTAAACCTCTGTACTCCACATAATCCGTAAGTGACGTTTAGATCAATCTGTAATGATGAAAAACTACTTAAATGCAGAATGAAATAATCAAGAGTACAATCAAAATCATCTACTCCACATTAGTATTGGGACCAAATGGTGCTAACCTCGTCTCTGTGAGCATGCCTGAAGTTTAAGGTGCTGCTACGAGTTCTTAGTTTTTACAGATATTAATTAAACTCAACAGGTGTgacataaagttaaaaaaaataaaatatgcagtcAGTCTTCGTCTTGGGAGAGGATGGGTTTGATGTACTGAAACCTTTAAGCAGCATCACTGACAGAAACAGTGGGTAAACTGGAAACCAGTCATCATGATCAGTCATCAAAGGAACTGGACAGTCAGTCAGCCCAGTTTGGACACGAGAACAGCAGCAAACgtcttctcttttcttcagGTATGTCAGATGCTCAGGTTGACTCTTCCTGAGCTTTTGGGGCACTGCAGTCAAAGTGAGTAAAGAAATAGATTAAGACAGTTTTGGCTCTCTGGTAGAGCTTCTTGTCCTGAGCCATAGATGTccactgttgtccaaaaaccACTACAAACAATGAGCCACACTCTTGCACTGGGTGACCTTCAGTACAATGAACATGGTTACTGTAATTAATTTTGAGTCAATCCCATATACAGTGTCCTGATGCTTACAGCACCTAATATGCATTTATCCACAGCTTCATTTAGTCCCCAACAAAACATAGTTTACTGTAGCTTCAGTAACATTTGCTGAAAACTACAATACCCAGCTGATTTAGGGAAATGACTGacccttttaaaaatgaaactaaaaactTGTACTTGAATGAACATCTTCAGAGGGAACCGATGGGCCTGGAGTTGAGTGCCATTTAtccaacattttccaaaaaatctaattaaaagtaaaaggtCAATGCCACTGACTCAGCCCCCTGCAAATCAATAGCAAATAGCCAATTTCTTGTGCTCTTTATGCCTGAATTTTGTGGCTTTTACACTGtaactgtatgtgtttgttgatgtgaCTGCCATTTTCTTGTGTATGCGTTGGGTAAACTACCTGTGATTTTCTCCCACTGATGTGTCCTCAGGAAGCTTCTCCCTCTCGGTCTCCTGCCTCTTCTCCTCAGGGCTGGTATCACCATTTGTCATCTTGTCTTTAGGCAGTACAGAGAAACACGCAGACTCAGTCAGAGAGAGCGTCACTACACAACCTAGAACACCGCTGAGAGGAGAACTCACAGGAGCATGTGATGACACATGCCGAGCTCCAGACCTTACTGAGATAAACTTGATTTTCCATCCATTTGACATGCCTTGCTGTAAAAAGAGACCTTTCACAGTGCCACTGATTTTGTAAGAAGTATACTACGTGTATTAATAAAGTGAGTCAAGAGAGCAAGGATGTGGCTGCAGACCTCTAATTACACTCTGTGTTTCTACTGAGAATGCTAACCACAGAGATCCTGTGATGTCTTCCTGGGAGGGGATAAAATAAACTGAGTGAAAGCTTCATTGTCTCTGCTGTCTGGATGGTTTTCATATTTGACTCAGCTGGTCATACTTGATTTACCAATAATCAGCAGACATAACTTCCTTCTGAAATAACTGGTGACTTTGACGTCTCTGACAATACTAACTGTGCTGATGCGCTAAAATACTaacagcttgaaaaaaaaaagacttttaaagacaatttaaaTAATGTCTGCAATCAGGTGCTTGCATTAAACTATCATCAAGTACTCACATGAGAAACTGGCAAATTGACCCATCACTTAGCCCCGCCCTCAAATGCCACGGTCCAATCCTACAGCTACAAAGTGCACTCAAATCTCTATAGCATCAGAAGTATCAGAAATTTAGATTTccctgcagttttatttaaatttatgcagttataactttaaaaaatggtcaaactATGTGTATGGGGTAAAAGCAACGCTGACATGAGGTATCCTGAGAGGCTTGGGAATGGAGCGTATTTTAGCCCGTTCCCTAAACCTCACATAAACAGAGCAGAGTGTCCTCTTTGGATTAAACTGCGTGCTACGTTAAGAAGATAAAAAAGGATGTCTACATTTGTTCTAAGGTAAGGCAGCATAGTGTTAGGAAAATCTGCTGTAAAGTCACAAACATATATTACCTCATACATTATGTTGGCAGCATCATGTATAATGTCAGCTCGCAGCAAACTTTGCTAGGTAACGTTAATTAAGTTAGCTAATAGCTACTAATGTTATGGCCAACTGTAGCTTTGTAACATTAGCTCATCAAGTCATCTGTTCACCGTagtctttttgttctttgaaaACTGGACATCAGTGTTTACTGTAGCAAAATGTTGTGATTGAAGTCCACccaactgaaaaccattaacGTTAGCTTAGCTCTAACgttacaaagaaagcaaaagctGGCTATTGCTAACACCACAGCATAGTGAAGACCCTTTTCATTGcttctgtgtgaaaaaaaggtgCGCCTGTCCCCAGACGTTATGTACAGCATCTTTGGACATGTCTTTGATGCTGACAGCCGCCATTGCCAGTTTAGGCAGCGCTCCGACTGTTTGGCCAAGTGAGCTAAGGAGGCGGGGCTTGGCGATAGGTCAGTTGGCTCTGAAACGACTATCCAACAGTATTTGCCTGCCTTTCTGCGCTGCACAGACTGTAGTGATGATAGTTTGAGTTAGAGTTAAACATTACATAGCTTGCACAGCAgatttatttggtttatttagTAGAAATACTCCCAAACATCACTCTTATGTCTGCCTGGTCACTATTCTGCCTTTAACATCAGATCGAGTGATGTCTGACCAAAAATGTTGAACATAAAGTGGCTGCGCAGATCCACCTTGTTTGTTATAGATCTGTGCAGATATTCATGTACGTCAGTAACATCACTGTGTTCtgtccaaaaaatataaactttcaAAACACTGATGTCCAAATAAAGTTCTTGAGTACTCACAACCCGCCCCTTCAAAACTCTGATCATACTGTAGCTATTTTAGAGTTTGTGACACCAAGTTTGTACTGATAAAATTCAGATTTCATTTAACAAGGGATAATAAATCAAGTGGTGGTATCAActaacacacagcagcagtttcagtGAGCTGGTCACACAGTTCAGTTATCCAAAATCGGCATAAGAAacaccactgaaaacacaaacagagggaGCCAATGTATCAAAGTCTCTCAACTACTCATGTTCAAGTCTTTACTGGTTCATGAGTCATGATCATCCCTTGGACCAGTCAGATCCTTTAATGATAAACCATGCACCCCTGTGACCAAAATGCTACCTTAAAACAAGCAGCTGGAATAGAAAGAAACATTATATGctctaaatattaattttaaactGTGTTAAAAACAACTTGTGAGGAAAATAACTGAAACCTAAAAAGTACCTGGGTTGTTTTCCTTGACTTGTTCCACTCTCTTCAGTGCTCCTTTCTTCGCCTCCTCGTGCTGCCGTTGTTCAGCTAAAGACTTGTTAAGCACCTGGCTGAGCACACAGTCGCCCTCTCCGACCAGAAACATACTCTTAAACTTGTTATACAACATGGTGGCCTTGTCCATGATGTCCTGGCTGGCCTTGAATCTCCGAAtctaaaacatggataaaaaatGCACATCAGGGTTGGGTAAAGTTAACATTTGAACTCGCATTGGCAAAGTTaatgtagaaaagaaaagagaccaGATGCCCAAACCATTGCGGCAGATCGGTGCTGCAGCGATAGTTCTGGCTCACTGGGAAGCCGTTGGAGTAGCCGCGGGACTCCGTGTCCAGCTTTCTGGCTTTGGGGCCACCTCTTGTCTGAAGTTGATCTCGGCAGCGCCACAGAGCTCTAGGGCTGGCTTTAAGGCTTCAAAGTGCAGCACTTtggctctttttaaaaaaattattctcACTTAAGGGTGCTTTCAAACCTTTGTTGTTTGGCCTTAGATGTGCTCTCAAGTACCAAAATTTGAACCCATATAATTTGGTCTGTACCAGGTTCGGTACCTAACCCCACACCCTGGCATAGTTCAATTGCTCAATTTGACAATGTTACTTTaaatggatttgtgtgtgtgtgagaatacCTTTTTGAGCGTAGCAATGAGTTCGCTGTGTTTCTGAAGGTGCTGCGTCGTCACTTGAAGGGCACCAATCTCATCTAATGCATCCAAGCACTTCTTCACATCCTGGTAAGGAGGGTGCCGTGGGGAAATGGGGCATGGAAGCAAGCAAGAAAGATGTGTAGGCATttagaagttaaaaaaattaaattatcaaacTCAATTATGGTGCATTAAAAACAgttctctgtgtgtatgtcGAGATGAATGAAAACCGATGTCATTTTCCTTTGGTCATGTTGGAAAGATTATGAATTACACTGATGGAcatattccttttttaaaacatgaaatattgtaACTAAGAGGAACATTTATTTCTATAGATGAATCAAATTTAGATTAAAGGAATCCACCTGCTTCAGTTTCACGGCATTTTATGGAAATCTGAAACACTGCGTCAATATGAGGGTCTGAGCTTTGTGTCATTGTTCATTTTTCCGTTCAGGCACTGAACTGACAAATGTTACTTTACAAAGCTGTCAACAAAGAAAGATGGATTTGTATGCCAATATGTGACAAGAAGATATAATCTGACAGTGGTAAGCAGAACTTACAGGGTTGTCAATTTTCAGTGAAATCTTGATTTCACTGTGGAGTCTCTGGAGCTTCACGTCAGTTGAAATTTCTGTGGAAAAGAcgagaaaaaagaaagcattaTGAAGGACATAGTTGAGCTTACATCAATGTGTTAACGGAACTTGAATCAGGTTAATTCAGGAGTTGTCCGTTTCAAAAACCCATTTTGCAATATACAACAGCTTTTTACATTGGtgtaaatttgaaaaatatttgttgtaaTGTCACTTAAAGCTGCTGAGGAACTGAGCTCTAAATTCAAGAACCTCAAGAGTTGTTAcaatgaaaagccaaaaaaacaggagagcTTCTAGAAACTGGtaatagtacaaaaaaaagtctttgtgcATAAACAAAGggcattttatctttttgtccTAAAGACAAGTGTCTTGTCTTTTTCTAGAGTTGTTACAACGTCACACTGAGGGATAAAACTGGGTCTCCCTGCCTTAACATGAATCTTCACGTCACCAAACAGGAAGACCACCTCACATTTAGTCaggctgggaaaaaaacactgcacattAATTTGTGATCTTAAATGACATTACCACATTTTTAAGGTTCAACTGATGGTCATCTGATCACTTTGCTTCAGTTAGCTGGCGTGCAAAGCTACACAgggttattttaaaattaccTCAGTGGTTCATGGTTACTACCCCAAACAAAATCCACGTGTCCCATATTACAGTTACactttcattttgcatttaactatcctgctgttgtgttttgtttttcacttttttgcacaTCACCATGGCATCAGCCTCATTTCCACTATGACCTCAGTATTTAATTTCATCAAACTGAAATTATAGTGCAAAGGCAACTTTATGTGAAGGCTTTTGTATTAGGCAGATCGCCAAACAGATTAgcagatacacacactgtaCGGGGACTTTCAGTGTGTAATTCATTACTGTATGACAATAAAACTTTTCTCTTGTCCTTTATTTAACTCACCTGCACTGATGACAGTCATCTTGACACagaatcttttcttttctttgtataGGAAGATTTTAAGACTGCCTCATTCCTCAAACATGAGCCTTGATGACTGCGACACTTTAATTCAACGCCCTACAGACTAGTTGCATTTTGATATTTGAAGTATGATAGTCACCCTTCTTCTTGACCCCTGtcctctcttcattttttttcccgtCGTCTTTGTTTGAcctgaaagacaaaataaccagactttttcagaaacatatatCCAATTCTCTCCTAATGATTGTTTGAATGAATGTATGTCGTAATAGTAGCCGAtgagtgaaatattttgttatttaattttgcatTCAAGTTATTTACAAATTGAAATACCTTTTATGTAATCTATTTAGATTATTCCCTCTTGAATGTTAAGGTCTCTCTTCatataactgtaatttaattactgttGGATTTTCAGAGACCAGAATAAGCAACATATGAACATCATTTCAGTCTCTGTATGTATACGTACTCTCTCAATTCATCTGCTTTCCGCCGTCTCACATCTTTGTCCACTTCTGAGTTTTGGTGTTTCtttctgcctttgtttttctgaggtcaaaagaaatacaaatcaTGTGCATGAAAGCATTGTACTGACTGTTCACATGGATTTCAAATAAGGAGGCTTCATGTTGTCCTGAACACCTGCCTCTTCATCGTCAGAGCCTGAGGAGCCTTcgtccttcttcttcttcttggctTCAGGCTCCTTTCCCTCTGCATCCTTTCCTTTGCTgtcctccttcttcctcttctcctcctctccgccTTTGGACTTGTCCTCTGCtgccctttttctctttctctctgactcaGCAGTGTCCCTAAATGTgagagaaaatgtctttaaagagGTTGTGGGTTGATAATTTAACAAACTTgtcatcataaataaatattataagcATAATTTCTTCCAAGCAGGAGCAGATTGTTCTCAGCCTGTCAAAAAGTAGTGgtcaagacacacagacttatGTTAGATTTTtgctatgtgtgtgtatgttgtgtgttcATTTTCCTGTGGTTACATTTCATTTCCTGAGCCttgctgttcctgctgctggAGCAACAGTAACTTCTCACTTTTGGGCTTCCTGCCTCTTCGTTTAGGACCCTCTGCACCTGGTACATGGACACAAAATAACTCAGACACACcataaatacagtttatgtAAAAAGGGGAGCTAAATTCTACTTatagttgaaataaaaaatgttatacagtGCAAATGTCCTACAATTCCACCGTGCAATATGTTTGTCGCTATGATTAATGTATTCTTTCATAGtttttgtatatgtatgtatccATTTCCTGTCTATCTGTGCATCTTCTTAACaaaatacttcacctgcaaaatgaccatttgcaCAACAGTTACTCACCATGAGGTACCTTGAATTCAGgaagaaatttgtttttctcgcatgcctccaagGTGAACGTGGAAGTGTTTCATATTGATACTTTTGACCAAAATGGTTTGGGAAATACTGAACACACAACTGGATGAATGAGACTTGGACTATTCTGCACGAGTTGAAGGACAGtttgtgaacagatgttttgatataaattcactgttgttaaatgcGGCCCTGAATGACCTGAATTCTTTGAGAACAGttgctttttttggattctctgaTCATCGTGGAGGCATGAAagaaaaacgttttttaaatgaattcaaggtaacacacaaTGAGTAATTAacaca
Proteins encoded in this window:
- the snapc3 gene encoding snRNA-activating protein complex subunit 3, with amino-acid sequence MAAPSKPTTDPNTNIPDYEYIDVNTKIFHIDSFKKEWLNRLKPSDYSYQHEDEDAFDANFAEEMGLSAETMADLKSVCSPDSLRCHPEDQQADPEVVPPDPTLKTLIQRKKKQDYRATLKVNKNRHDLYADELERLTVGRKPEEVSDMIPEGEVILTINVYYPAIYEKFSYVRPHITLLMTGSHTLAELRDAICCVSDLQVCGEFSHTPDIAPDFISKDHYKSAFFYLEGVFYNDMRYPECQDISMTIIEWAKARNFPPYSQAKMEDTRFVDLKVKVGFPYLYCHQGDCEHLIIITDVRLTHKKDCLDKTLYPLLTHKHRITTQKCAVCHVFIGRWFTTNDQFAPSDPCLFCDKCFRMLHYDAQGNKLGDFQAYPYVDRGAFN
- the psip1a gene encoding PC4 and SFRS1 interacting protein 1a isoform X1; amino-acid sequence: MTRDWKPGDLIFAKMKGYPHWPARIDEVPDGAVKPSNIKFPIFFFGTHETAFLGPKDIFPYQPNKEKYAKPNKRKGFNEGLWEIENNPKVELTAPKPVPPESFPEKDSDSSPEVEEEADNKGLKPKVPGSEAEKENESVEEEEEEEEEEEEGSLMSEQGPQNQDGSAQKESTDAPKTKRGRKKKSDAEQEAEKQDAPASPVSPSGAEGPKRRGRKPKSEKLLLLQQQEQQGSGNEMDTAESERKRKRAAEDKSKGGEEEKRKKEDSKGKDAEGKEPEAKKKKKDEGSSGSDDEEKNKGRKKHQNSEVDKDVRRRKADELRESNKDDGKKNEERTGVKKKEISTDVKLQRLHSEIKISLKIDNPDVKKCLDALDEIGALQVTTQHLQKHSELIATLKKIRRFKASQDIMDKATMLYNKFKSMFLVGEGDCVLSQVLNKSLAEQRQHEEAKKGALKRVEQVKENNPDKMTNGDTSPEEKRQETEREKLPEDTSVGENHSAPKAQEEST
- the psip1a gene encoding PC4 and SFRS1 interacting protein 1a isoform X2: MTRDWKPGDLIFAKMKGYPHWPARIDEVPDGAVKPSNIKFPIFFFGTHETAFLGPKDIFPYQPNKEKYAKPNKRKGFNEGLWEIENNPKVELTAPKPVPPESFPEKDSDSSPEVEEEADNKGLKPKGSAQKESTDAPKTKRGRKKKSDAEQEAEKQDAPASPVSPSGAEGPKRRGRKPKSEKLLLLQQQEQQGSGNEMDTAESERKRKRAAEDKSKGGEEEKRKKEDSKGKDAEGKEPEAKKKKKDEGSSGSDDEEKNKGRKKHQNSEVDKDVRRRKADELRESNKDDGKKNEERTGVKKKEISTDVKLQRLHSEIKISLKIDNPDVKKCLDALDEIGALQVTTQHLQKHSELIATLKKIRRFKASQDIMDKATMLYNKFKSMFLVGEGDCVLSQVLNKSLAEQRQHEEAKKGALKRVEQVKENNPDKMTNGDTSPEEKRQETEREKLPEDTSVGENHSAPKAQEEST